A region of Deltaproteobacteria bacterium DNA encodes the following proteins:
- a CDS encoding sensor domain-containing diguanylate cyclase has product MEKKDLEARVEGLEKENRILDSRILELYTLYSISKRLSMTTHLEEIFSETMEHISRSLKIDDFCIMLLDKSNEFLTVSASHSDTDLKNISLSVGEGISGRVPLLGEKVLIQDVSKEPDFLFYKGKKRNIGSFLTIPLKRSDKSIIGTLNVHKPEANAFLEKDVQLFDEVAQQIAVAIDKALSFRNIRELSMRDDLTGLYNRRYFFDTFEKEMERARRFNRNISVIILDIDHFKNFNDKNGHLLGDDALRTVAATLEENVRKADTLARYGGEEFIVLISEQDKTHTVKIAEKLRVAIEEIEVSGEKNQPRGKLTVTLGVSSYPDDTQYATELIDCADKALYSGKTKGRNIVVAFMPD; this is encoded by the coding sequence ATGGAAAAGAAGGATCTTGAAGCCAGGGTAGAAGGACTGGAAAAAGAGAACAGGATTTTAGATTCCAGGATTCTCGAACTTTATACCCTTTACAGTATCAGCAAGCGTTTGAGCATGACCACTCACCTTGAGGAGATATTCAGCGAAACGATGGAGCACATCAGCCGGTCGCTCAAAATTGACGATTTCTGTATCATGCTTCTCGATAAATCAAATGAGTTTCTTACGGTTAGCGCCTCTCACAGCGATACGGACCTTAAGAATATATCCTTGTCCGTAGGCGAAGGGATTTCGGGACGGGTTCCCCTCCTTGGCGAGAAAGTTCTCATACAGGACGTTAGTAAAGAGCCTGACTTTCTCTTCTATAAAGGTAAAAAAAGGAATATCGGTTCCTTTCTTACCATACCCCTTAAAAGAAGTGATAAATCGATTATAGGCACACTTAATGTCCATAAACCTGAAGCAAATGCCTTTTTAGAAAAAGATGTGCAGCTTTTCGATGAAGTAGCCCAGCAGATTGCCGTCGCCATAGACAAGGCCCTTTCTTTCAGGAATATAAGGGAACTTTCAATGAGAGATGACCTGACGGGGCTCTACAACAGGCGCTATTTCTTTGATACTTTTGAAAAGGAAATGGAAAGAGCCAGGCGATTTAATCGCAATATTTCAGTCATTATTCTCGATATCGATCATTTTAAGAACTTTAATGACAAAAACGGCCATCTGCTTGGTGATGATGCGCTCAGAACGGTTGCCGCTACGCTTGAAGAAAATGTGAGAAAGGCCGATACCCTTGCAAGGTATGGTGGAGAGGAGTTTATCGTCCTTATATCCGAACAGGACAAAACACATACCGTTAAGATAGCTGAAAAGCTGAGAGTCGCCATCGAAGAAATCGAGGTTAGCGGTGAAAAAAACCAGCCCCGGGGAAAGCTGACGGTAACCCTTGGTGTTTCTTCTTATCCTGATGATACACAGTATGCAACGGAGCTGATTGATTGTGCCGACAAAGCCTTGTACAGTGGTAAAACAAAAGGGAGAAACATCGTTGTTGCTTTTATGCCCGATTAG